The Salvelinus alpinus chromosome 28, SLU_Salpinus.1, whole genome shotgun sequence genome includes a window with the following:
- the LOC139557671 gene encoding cAMP-dependent protein kinase inhibitor gamma-like produces MDVETTTPYSDFINCDRTGRRNAVPDIQGQGAAASTSELTKDMEGLDLKVAEGDSGASPAPEGEGLTSQEAQGGEGPS; encoded by the exons ATGGATGTGGAGACAACAACACCGTACTCTGACTTCATCAACTGTGATCGTACAGGCCGCAGGAACGCAGTACCTGACATACAGGGACAGGGGGCAGCAGCCAGCACCAGTGAATTAACCAAAGACATGGAAGGGCTGGACCTTAAGGTGGcgg AAGGAGACTCTGGTGCATCACCAGCCCCTGAGGGTGAAGGCTTGACCAGCCAAGAGGCCCAGGGAGGCGAGGGCCCATCCTAA